The Methanophagales archaeon DNA segment ATTGAGAAGATGAGAAGAACACTTTATGACATAGCCTGTTTTTCAAGTCAGCAGGCGGCAGAGCTATATTTGAAAGGGAAGATAATAGTAAAAAGTGGGTTGAAACCATATACGCGTTCTCTGGTTGAGCTTGTGAGAATTATCGAGAAGCTGGGATATGAAGTGCCAGAGGATGTAATGAAGTGTTCAAAGGAACTGGGTGAACATTATACGCAAGCAAGATACCCGGATGCAAGGGTTACAGAATATGAAAAGGAAGAGGCGGGAAGAGCGATAAAATGTATGGAGGAGATATTGAACTATGCAGAGGTATTATGAGTAATTCGGGTAATGCATGATGAACGGGAAGAAGATTTCAAAGCGTTTATTAAAGGATTGGAAAGGAAAGGGATGTGCGTAATCCTGTTCGGGTCAAAGACTAAAGGAGAAGATAATTTATTGAGTAATTTCGACATAGTTATTATAGCACGAGATAAAGAAGATTTGGCATTGGAAATAGTTTTTCCCCGCTGATTTGTTTTGCTATACCATAGAGGATTGTTTAAAAGAGATTGAAAATAAGAATACGGTTCTTTTAGATGCGTTTACGCAGGGGAAGGTTATATTTGATGATATTGGCGTATTCAATTTTTTGAAGAACGAAGTGAAATATGTGATTGAGAGAAGTGGATTGAAGAGATGTGAGGAGGGCTGGTTGGTGAAGGAGGTGGGATGATGGGTTTGTTTGGAAAGAAGAAGGATGCGGATGTTTGGAACAACAGAGGAGTTGCCCTTGATGAGTCATGAAGATACGAGGAAGCGATAAGATACTACGATAAAACTCTGGAGATTGACACAGAGTTTGAAAAAGCAAAGAATAACAAGAAACTCGCAGAGGAGAAATTAAGAGAACAGAAAAGAAAAGAGGAGATAGAGCATAAAAAAGTATTAAACGCAATAAATGAAGCTCATTCCCATGCGTGCTCGGTTAAATAATCCATCTTTCCATCAGCCTCTCTCGTTTGACATTTGGATCGCATCCCTAGCAAGGTAAATGTTGTACCAAATCCAAGCGTTAACACCCAGAAAAGAATAACCGGGTC contains these protein-coding regions:
- a CDS encoding HEPN domain-containing protein, with the translated sequence MRRTLYDIACFSSQQAAELYLKGKIIVKSGLKPYTRSLVELVRIIEKLGYEVPEDVMKCSKELGEHYTQARYPDARVTEYEKEEAGRAIKCMEEILNYAEVL